GCCCGAGACCATCGAGGATGGGGAGAACTTCGGCAAGAAGACGGCGCCAGAGGATTCCGCTGAGGAGGGAGAGAGTGCCACCCAGGAGCTGAGGGGGATGCTCGACGTAAAGTTGGGCTAATTGGAGACCGGATCGCGAGAGAGCCACAGCCACTTGCTGCAATCGAGGCAGACGGCCTCAATTGGCTTGCGCCATAGACGATTTCAACGAATTTAAGCATACTGCGCATCTACTCTTCCCCGAGGGGAACAACAATTCATTCCATTCCCTCTATTTGTTTACCTTTACAagcattttaataaaatacaagtAACTGCGACTTGTTCCCCGGTCCGTGGGTGCACTTGCGATTCAACGAACTTTATGACCACTTTGTTTATTGAGGCGTCTCTCAAGTCTCTCGCAGTGGCGATAATATTTCgctcattgaaaaaaaaaaattaggtcTAAACGGTCGCGACTGATAAGAAAGCGGTCCCATCTCATCGAATGCAAGCTCCGGCTGCACTTGCTCGGTGCGAGAAGTCTGGCTGCCATATGTTTCCATTTTTTGTACAACTTATAATTACTATGTGTCGTAGATAAAACTGATAGCAGTTCACTGTCAAAGCATTGGCATTGATAGCCCAGAACGCATATGGCAACAGACTCGTCTGGGCAAATCGgagtatatttaataaaactcaGAATGACTTGCTATAGGCGAGTGAGGAAAGTTCAGCGAACTCAAGGTAAGTGTCAGATATCTGGAATCGGAATTGGATACCCCAAAATACGTCACCAAGGAAATACGATTATAAAATTCCTGGTTTTATATTGTAAAAACtcatagaaaaatataaaaaaatgtatatacaaaCATAACCAAAGGCAATGAAACAATAgattcttatttgaaatttacaatatgtttttttctatatattatattatattataatgtgTTTCTCTTGCtcttttgaataaaataagaacGTAATTATAACAAAGGTTATGATATCTCACTGGTTTCCCAATCACACCTACATTTTAATAGCCTTTACTATaaagtttgttttgattaGATATCATCTTGATTGATGGTATTCCCCAGTTAAATGTTTTCATATCGATTTACATTAAAATTAGGCTATAGTTCATCCGAATCTATTTTTTCCTTACCTTCTCGACAGCCTAAAAGTATGCGTAGTTTTTTCGTTCAAGCCTCTCAAACCTCTCAAACTGTACGCGAGCATGTCAAACCGTCTTTGCCaaagttttcatatttttctatCGGTGattaaaatgtcaaataaatacacataTCAGCTGCTCTATGCTGTAGATTCCAGGACTAAATGGCTTTGCCCTTTGGCCCACAGTCCCCGGAACTAGACGTTCTCGTTGTGGGTGCCGGCCTCTCAGGTCTGGCTTCCGCCCTAAAGATCCTGTCCAAGGAGAGCTCCCTGAAGCTAAGAATCATAGAGGCGAGCGACTTTGTGGGCGGTCAGCTGGGTGAGGATGGCATTCGATTCGTGGACAGAGAGCAGCTTGGCATGCTTGCCTATCTGGCCAGCGTGGAGGTGTCGCCGAGGCGCCGGAGTAGCGACAACGAATCTCTGCGTAGGTGCTGGGACCTGGACCGAGGACTCACAGCTCTGCCAGCCAAATTCGAGCTAGAGCGGTACATCAATATGTTGGAACTGCGGATGAACAAGTTTCGCACAAAGCGATTCAAGTGGGTTGCGGGTATTATTtcctttataattattttttattaatttaatcacAATCAGCCTCCGCGAACGGGTGTCCAATATGGAGCAGCATATCTGCCAACATTTGTTTTTTGGCAAGTCGCGGAATTTCATGCTCAACCTGGTGGAAGTGGTCTGTGGCGTTCCAGCCAACGAAGTGGTCTACGATGTCTTCATGTCCGTGTGTAGCTCCTGCGGTGGTCTCAGAATGATAATTGACTTGTAAGGGgtagtattttttaaacttttacttCGATTCATAAACTTAGAATTAAGGATGATAGAAAATATTGCTATATCGCTACTGTAAGGATATTTAACGCGAACatcgatatttatatatcgCTTACctatttttgtcaattttcctctatataatttatcaatataagccaaatattctaaataatattattttattcttagaGTAATACCTTACCGGATATAGCTCAGTGCAGATAGGCTTAAATTATtctgatatattttttgtgagcATTAAGTAGgcgttttaattaaaattcctgTTTTAAATTACCATTAATTAACCAAATCGAATTTTCGCCAGTTTGATGTTTGGGTTGCATGatgaattattaatattttttaatatttgcttgttttattcaatttttttgctGTGGCCTTGAAACCATATTTTCTCAAACTCTGTCAcgtgtttttaataatttagtaATTAACTTTAATAAGGGTCTTGTTTCCTAATTTAGAGCGcacctgaaaaaaaaatctgtttcgGTAAAAAATGGGTTAAAACGAATTGACTTTAGATGAGACTGTGATTGAGCCAATGATTTATTGCTCATCTACAAATAGCTATATTTAATAGATCTGGCGCGTGTTTCTTGAGCCAAGATTGATTGGGTCACAAAACAGTAACGGATGTTTAAATAGTGGTTTACGTGTCTCATTTACGTTTCCCATTCAAAGTGAATTATTAGGTGTGATTGATTGGATGTCAAAACAGTGCGCACACATCAACCCTTCATAAGctattaaatattactttCACCCCTAGCTACTTCACCTATCCGAGCAGCTTCTACGAGGTCTCCACTCAGACGCTGATCGATAAGATACTGGATCAGATCCCGTTCACCGCCATCTCCCTCAACTGCCGAGCCGTGAAATTGGAGCACTGGAGGAACTACGTGGAGGTCACGGATGCGGAGGGCACTAAGTATACGGCCCAGGCCGTGATCCTGGCAATACCCTGGAACAAGATTCAGAAGCTCCAGTTCGCTCCCCCCATTCCGAAGGCCTTTCTGCCACCGGTGGCCTCCACAGCTGGAAAGAGGCAGCGTCGCCGAATCAGCCAGTTCCAGCTGCGATATGACAAGTCCCATTGGACCGAGCTGGGCTATTCCGGAAACTTTCTCAGCTCCCGACCGCTAATCAGTGCCCACGAGTGCGGCATGTCCACCATCAACGGCTACATGCTGCATTTGTCagaggacgaggaggatgtAATGGGCGAGGTGCTTGAGCATCTGGCCGAACAGTTTGGCGAGGAGATGCGACAACCTCTGGAGTGCAGTTGCTTCACCGACGAGCTCAACGTGGCGCTGCACAAACCGCTGGTGAAGCCCTGGCTCCGTATCATCTGGTCCAGCTCCTCGGCCGTGGGCACAACCTACCGCAGCCTTATCGGCGGAGCTGTGGAGAGTGGCGTCCGGGCAGCGGTGAATGCTCTGTTTGTGGTGAGGCCCCAGGTGGTCAGCTGGAAGGACATGATCGAAGCACGAACGAAGGCCCTCCTAGAAGAAAATGGCACCGGACGTTTCAGGGGACTGCTCAGCCGGCTTAATCTCTACAACGTCACCTTTTACGGCGGCTTCGTGGTTGGAATCACCTGCCTGCTCAACTTTGGCTATGAAAGGCTGTCCTAGATGATAAAAACGTCTGTGCCTTTAGAAATTAAAGTCTCCTCTTGACCTTGTCACCCACGCCTCAGTCTAGGCCTTTGACTCGGGTTTAGTTTGGGGCTTAGACTGCGGCTTAGCATGCGGCTTAGTCTGTGGCTTAGTCTCACTTTCGGTCGAGTGTTTCGTCTTAAATGCGCTCTCATTGAATTTAGTGAGTTTAGCAACGCCTGGATTTGTACGAATTCGAGCACAATTCCCAGCTCGTTTCGTCGGCAATCATTCACTTAAGTTTCGCCAACGCCTGGCCAGCAGCTAAATTGTGCTGtctttataaatttgaattattatttaagaggTATTTCCACTACAGTGTGGGGTAAGGTATCGAGAGGAATTTGATTGCACAATTAAGAGGGACTATAATAAAGACCAAAAACTTAAACTTGCAGGAAAATAATGAATACATATCTTaaaatatgatataaataaaagagggTAATTATTAAAGTCTGATCAGTTAGGGTATTCTTTAGATAGTTATGTTGATAATAGTTAACCTTTGGCACTTGgcaagtttatatatttatttcctactttactatttatattttttcctgtgcaCTTTTCGCTAAACTATTTTTGAATTGGGCTTGACATCTGCATAAAGtgccattttatataaatcaCCTTTTGACAAAGCCTTATCACATTATAAAGAACTTTAAGCGATTATGTAAATGAGGTGCTTATTATTAGATTATCACTCGTTGGGCTGTCCAGTTGAAAGGAAACTGGCACATCCAGAAATAATACTTTTCGTAGgaacatttataaaataatatattatactaCACAACCGTTAGATACTGCACGTGCGTTCCCAAAACAAAGGCTGTAGTTGAATCAAAATAATTCGAGGGACCAACCCAGAAAACCGGCGACAATCGAATTGCTAATAGAAGGCACACCCATGTGCATCACAACATGCGAGCTGAACATAGAGCTCTAATTACGGCTTAAACCGAGTGGCTAAAACCGTTGGTACTGCCTCAGTGCGAATTTCACAGATGAATAGAATGAGCAGGATGGGTTGCAGGCCTGGGAACTGAATACATTTACTATATAGAGTTGAACAATCACGAATTAGAATGCGGTAACAGAGAAAACCATAATTGGCATATGCGGAATATAGCCCACAACAATCACAGCCCATAAACTGCCCAAGGTCAGCCTATATCTATCTTTACCCGCAGGGTTACTGCTTACGTCGATTAATCAATCAAGCATCATTGAGTTCAATTGATCTTAGCCAGGCCCGAGGAGGACCCTCGATGTTCGCCGATAACAGAGGTTAACCCTAATCGAATCAGACGATAAGGTCACTGCGTAGAAATCTGGTTCGATTTCGATCGTCCGGCTGCAGAGTTCTGGTTCGAGTTGGATATAATATGGTGTAAACTCTGAAGATTCCCAGATTCATTCATTCACAAATCAGCTGCCGGCGAGAACATCACAATATGAGGCGGCAGTTTTTCAACATTGTATATAGAAAACAACTGTTGCCCATTCAGAAACACGCTCTCCTCTCGATCGGTCTTTGGGAATTTCGAACGGCGCAActcgaaaataaaaatgtaaacaatacCCACCGACTCTCGGATATCACCAAAGCGACTGGGAAATGGGGATTCGTAATGAAATACAGAGACAACAGAATTAAGCGGCCtgttaatgtaaatatatcaCGGGGTTCGGGTAGTCTCATACCAGGGAGCGTGAGTGTAATGGAATGTAAGGGATTGAGTAGAGAGCGGGTACCATATGTTCAAGTGTTCGTCCGATCGGGAGTGTATTTAAATGTCTTCTTGTTGCCTGACGCATTTGTAATGAGCAGCGGAGACCACACTATTGGTACTTTACtgtaataaatacaaaaaatttaggGTGCTTTCTAGGGGACATATGTGCAtatggaaatttaaattgaatttatttattgggtTTCGTAAAACAGTAAACGGACCATTTTCCATCAGTATTATAAGTTGGATTACTTTAAATTGATGTATATTAGGAGCTAggaaggtttttttttttaataagaagCTCTGTTTACATAACAAAGActactttttaatataacaGTTGTAGAAACGTCACTGTGTATTCCATTTCCTGTCCTTAGGTTCAGTTAAATGTCATATTCCCGATACTCGACAATAagggaatatttatttaaatgtatttccaGCCTTTGTTCTAATAAAAAAACCAATGATCGAATATTTGGAATGCgttctttgttttaaaaataaatttttgtttaccatCTCTGCTTGGATTTTGACTGAAAGGTAATTTAagaatgcatttattttttcggAATTACAAATAATACAATCTAGTTAATATCTACATGTTAAGTAGAGCTCACCCCAAACTCAATTTTGTGCTGGAAAGCTAATCAGCTTATATATAAGCGAACCcattaaatatactttatttttttcgcgtactaattttgaaaataaaacgacAGCTGCTTCGAtaacaatacaaaaatatttcgtaATTGTTCTGCTTTCAAATGATTCAATTACGTGGAGCATACTCATAAAATCAGAGCTTTCCCTGGCCATTCGTAGAGTGCGCACTTTTTGGCTTGACATTCGCCATAGGCATCTCTCTTCAGACGCTCTATgactgaatttaattttttattttattgctaaTGCTTGCACTCGAATCCAAAAAGAACACAACATAATGTGCTCGAGTATTTGGATCGGGAGGAGAGCCGAGCGATCCCGAGTGAATCACGGATAGCAGCGGCACTGCCACTGGGACTGAGGCACTGACCGAGTACGATGTTAGTACCGCCCCCGACCAAGTCCCCCAGATCCCCCATCCGCTCCCAATGGAAGCGCGTACAAAACGACGCGATCGGCCTCCCGTGGGCTTAGTTTGTGAGACGCTTCCGAAGCGACAAGTAGTTGATAGCAACATCGGCGGATAGCACCGTCGGACAGCACCAAACGCAGCAACTGCAACACGCGTTGCaaccaaaaaattaataaataaaaaaaataaaaataatattaggaAAAAAGTGAGGGAGAGGCAAACCTCAAACAGCCccgaaaatatttcatttattttcatgtTTATTTTGACTTGAGGgatactttaaaaaaaaaaaacaacaacaggcgAATGCTGAAAACAAGAGGAaccacgaaaaaaaaaacgtgtcGCGTATGTCAAACCGAAGCGCTCCCATGTGCTGCGCTGCATTAACAATTGAAAAAACATCAAGAAATGGGAGAGTAGAACCCGTCGATAGGTAAACACATCCCAGCAGCGCCGAAAATATTACAGCGACCTGCCGTCGCGTCGATCAGCGGCATTGGGCGAAGTGAAAGTGAAATATAGTCGAGGAACGACGACATATATCAGCGGCAAAATATATCGAGCGATCGTCGCTAGCGCCGCCGTGCCTTATCTGCTCCACACGGAGTGAATGCACTCCTCGCGGTCCCAGAAGCCCCGTTTTAGGTGCCTAAGCCCGATTTGAATCCCAAACCGCAGAGCTTTTTTGGCTGCACAGAGAACGAAAATAGATTGGCGGGCAAAGGAATCCAAGTTCAGTGTCAGAACCGAACCGAATCTCCCCCCGGCAATCCGTCAGATACGATCGCAGCATCGCCTTCATTATCGGAAGCTTGCTTTCAAAATCCGCTGTAGCTGTGATATTGCACTCGCAAACATGACCCAGTCGAAGGACAACCCGGAGAAGAGCCGCGAGCTCATCAGCGAGGACAGCATGAAGGATCTGCTAACCAAGCAGCTGGAGATCGTGGGCAGTGGCGGGGCATATGTCTGGTAAGTAGATGCACTGAGATGAAATACAAGGAATAAATTAAAGGTGTaggattttattaaaaaggaaatatttacgATACTTTTAGGTTTGTtgaaagataaatattttaactgatAAAAAAAGCAGTGGcatacttaaaaaaatacaagtaaatttagaaaagtaaatttaaatataatttgagtttattttacaatgaaattctttaattaataattttaattgc
Above is a genomic segment from Drosophila kikkawai strain 14028-0561.14 chromosome 3R, DkikHiC1v2, whole genome shotgun sequence containing:
- the shps gene encoding uncharacterized protein shps, which gives rise to MALPFGPQSPELDVLVVGAGLSGLASALKILSKESSLKLRIIEASDFVGGQLGEDGIRFVDREQLGMLAYLASVEVSPRRRSSDNESLRRCWDLDRGLTALPAKFELERYINMLELRMNKFRTKRFNLRERVSNMEQHICQHLFFGKSRNFMLNLVEVVCGVPANEVVYDVFMSVCSSCGGLRMIIDFYFTYPSSFYEVSTQTLIDKILDQIPFTAISLNCRAVKLEHWRNYVEVTDAEGTKYTAQAVILAIPWNKIQKLQFAPPIPKAFLPPVASTAGKRQRRRISQFQLRYDKSHWTELGYSGNFLSSRPLISAHECGMSTINGYMLHLSEDEEDVMGEVLEHLAEQFGEEMRQPLECSCFTDELNVALHKPLVKPWLRIIWSSSSAVGTTYRSLIGGAVESGVRAAVNALFVVRPQVVSWKDMIEARTKALLEENGTGRFRGLLSRLNLYNVTFYGGFVVGITCLLNFGYERLS